ACAACCAGTGTCTCCAGAGATTTTTTAACCAGTCTTGGAAGCCGTATAAAAGTAACTTACCTAATTTATTTACGACCTCGATTTTCAAAGCTTGTAGTTTTGAAATTGGGTAACTTTTTCATGCGTGTCTTCCAAAAGCGCGGATTTCAGCTTCAAACATACCATGAGCCAGAATATATGTTTATTGAAACACTCATCACAGAGCCGATTCATTTTTTTAGAATCGTTGCCATTGTCATATTTTCCATCACTTTGCATGAACTTGCTCACGGCTGGGCTGCGATGAGTCAGGGAGATAACACTCCACAGCAGACTGGTCATCTGACGCTGAATCCTGTAGTTCACATGGGCAAAGAATCAATTATCTTTCTCTGTCTTATGGGTATAGCTTGGGGACAAATGCCTGTCAACCCATCTAAGTTTCGCTCTGGTAAGCTAGGCAATATTTTGGTATCGGCAGCCAGGCCATTATCAAATCTGGCTTTAGGTGTTCTATTTATTATGGTGCTGAAATTTCTTTCTAATCCAAGTCTTTCAGAATTTTTAAGTGAAGATTTTTTTTACTTAGCAGCTCGGATTAATTTGACATTATTTTTGTTTAATCTTTTGCCAATTCCACCACTTGATGGATTTCATGTTTTTAGTGAAATTTTTCCTAAGCTAAAGCCACTGCAATATACCCAATTTGGACTTTTTGCAATGATGCTTATATTCATAATTCCAGAATTTGGGATAGGACTGGCTAGCTTTGCTGATTTAGTTATACAGTCATTGCTTGGAGAAGAGTCAGCAGCTTTTTAAGCAAAAATAGATTATTTATATAGTAATCCTATTTTATTTGTGATAATTATAAGCCATAGATCCCCGACTTCTCAAAGAAGTCGGGGATTTTTTGCATCACAAATGATTTAGGTTAGCCATATTTTTGCTGTAATATTCAGTCTTGGTATAAATGGTGATAATACTATCACCAACTGCAA
This portion of the Nostoc sp. GT001 genome encodes:
- a CDS encoding site-2 protease family protein codes for the protein MFIETLITEPIHFFRIVAIVIFSITLHELAHGWAAMSQGDNTPQQTGHLTLNPVVHMGKESIIFLCLMGIAWGQMPVNPSKFRSGKLGNILVSAARPLSNLALGVLFIMVLKFLSNPSLSEFLSEDFFYLAARINLTLFLFNLLPIPPLDGFHVFSEIFPKLKPLQYTQFGLFAMMLIFIIPEFGIGLASFADLVIQSLLGEESAAF